From Triticum aestivum cultivar Chinese Spring chromosome 4A, IWGSC CS RefSeq v2.1, whole genome shotgun sequence, a single genomic window includes:
- the LOC123082475 gene encoding uncharacterized protein, whose protein sequence is MALDLGSMFLDLAAAAAAYGRLDEDDARTKPGSNPSQGSPSLNPPAHGYPDGGGDRPPFVFIEPYAYFADRHNATTAGCSMEGLHLRGDIKITFCTAQPPQVSYLCAHATAYDHTVFAVRPSIVTTQTNGGLVLLCVVVGDRPSDAMFRHRRHYFVYDASVPSLKHIKQPGDGHPVNKQSFAIVRKPDRSYVLAAQAGAFGCRNPSAHLCLYHSGTNSWSKLHVDSVPYGEFITYKAFTIGGDKGTVAWVDLSHMIIFCNVLDKRPKLRFLRIPIEPTNAGGLPAVRDILVLDGFIKMVELQHVAGGWKATIWSIKTGVFSKKAWRVDYQFDSSDIPEPSLPKLKLPEGVTAQPTLTTLHIGLPKLSLPDDGILYLLAKIDYRDRQHTAWVLAVDMKNKTVQRVAEFSPKRAIGLCRGYDSSTISKYLKVASGTKAN, encoded by the exons ATGGCACTCGATCTGGGATCCATGTTCCTAGACCTAGCTGCTGCGGCTGCTGCGTATGGCCGCCTCGACGAGGACGACGCCCGCACCAAGCCTGGCAGCAATCCATCACAGGGTTCCCCGTCCCTGAACCCCCCTGCTCATGGCTAccccgacggcggcggcgaccggccACCCTTCGTCTTCATCGAACCATACGCCTACTTTGCGGACCGCCACAacgccaccaccgccggctgcagcATGGAGGGTCTCCATCTCCGGGGAGACATCAAGATCACCTTCTGCACTGCCCAGCCACCGCAAGTCTCCTACCTCTGCGCCCACGCCACCGCCTACGACCACACCGTGTTCGCCGTCCGGCCTTCCATAGTCACCACACAGACTAACGGCGGCCTCGTCCTCCTATGCGTCGTGGTCGGTGACCGGCCATCCGATGCCATGTTTCGCCACAGACGAcactacttcgtctacgacgccAGCGTCCCCTCGCTCAAGCACATCAAGCAGCCCGGCGACGGCCACCCAGTCAACAAGCAGTCGTTTGCCATTGTGCGCAAACCTGACCGCAGCTACGTCCTCGCCGCACAAGCCGGTGCGTTCGGATGCCGCAATCCTTCTGCTCACCTCTGCCTATATCACTCCGGCACCAACTCCTGGAGCAAACTGCATGTCGATTCAGTCCCCTACGGCGAGTTTATCACATACAAGGCATTCACCATCGGAGGAGATAAAGGCACAGTGGCCTGGGTCGATCTCTCACATATGATCATCTTCTGCAACGTGCTGGACAAACGTCCCAAGCTTCGTTTCCTCAGAATACCGATCGAGCCGACGAATGCAGGTGGATTGCCGGCTGTTCGGGACATCTTGGTCCTTGATGGCTTCATCAAGATGGTCGAGCTGCAGCACGTTGCCGGTGGTTGGAAGGCCACAATATGGAGCATCAAGACTGGTGTCTTCTCTAAAAAGGCTTGGCGCGTCGATTACCAGTTCGATTCTTCTGATATACCTGAACCGTCGCTGCCTAAGCTGAAGCTCCCTGAAGGTGTCACGGCTCAGCCTACCTTGACGACTCTCCATATTGGCCTGCCCAAGCTGAGCCTGCCAGATGATGGAATTCTTTACTTACTAGCCAAGATTGACTACCGTGACAGACAGCACACAGCTTGGGTGCTTGCTGTTGACATGAAGAACAAGACTGTCCAGAGAGTGGCCGAATTTAGCCCCAAGAGGGCTATTGGTTTATGCAGGGGCTATGATTCAAGTACAATCTCCAAATATCTCAAAGTTGCTTCAG GTACAAAAGCAAATTAA